The uncultured Desulfovibrio sp. DNA window TCCGATGCCCAGAAGGAGAACAGCCTCTGGCATTTCGCGCCTGCCGTGGAAGCGCTGAGCAATACCGAGCTTGCCACCGTGTATCAGCTCTTCACCTCGGCGGAAATGGACCTTCTGCAGGCCGCGCTCCGTCGCGAGGGCAGCATCAATGCCCGCGCCAAGGATGCGCGCGCGGCAGCAGCCCAGCTGTTTGACCTGGAAGCGCTGGTGCTCAAGGAAATGAGCAACCGCGTTTCCAACGGGCGCCTGGACGATCTCATTGCCACGGCGGAAGATGCCGACACGCGTGCCGGCTACGAGGCCATGCGTCCTCTTCCGCTGAGCCGGCAGTATGCGGGGCTTCCCCCGCAGGCGGCGCCCGTGCATGAGCATGACATCACGGCAGCCAATCTGCATACCCTGGCCAATGTGGCCGCCCAGAGTGCCACCCGGCGCGAACGGGAAAGCGCGGCAAGCCTGCAAAAAATGGCCGGCCGCGGCATGTCCGCCACGCCCCGCGAAATCGGCGACCTGCTGCGGCAAAGCCCGCTCACCATCAATCTGCCTGCCCATCGTCTGCTGCGCGATACGTCCTTTATTCTCACGCCGGACCAGCCCATGCCCAACCTGTTCCATATTCAACAGCAGCAGGGTGTGCACAGCAAGGGGGAATCTTACCTGCGCCAGCGCCTGGAAACTGAAAGCCTGGTCTTTCCCGAGCTGGACGGCCACGAGGCCATTGCCGATGAACGGCCGACCTACGGCGCGCTCAATACCACCAACAGCTACAACGGCGCTGCTGCCACGGGCTATGGTTCCTGCAGCATTGTGCTCAAGCCCGAGGTGGCCCGGCGCGCCACCTTCATTGCGGAGGATACCTTTTTCTCCCCTGCCCTGCGCATCACCCCGGAACGCCGGACCCAGTTCTATGATCTGCTCGGCACGTCCGGCCTCCCTGCGGAAGCCGTGGTGGCCATGCGCGATCCCCAGTCCGCAGCTCATGCCGCGCTGGAAAAATGGCTGGATCAGGGCGCTGAACTGCCCAACCTCACGGCCCTTTTCCTGAAAAATCCTCCTGCCGAAATCAATATGGATACAGAGGAAGAGCGGGAACTCTTTGCGGCGCTGGCCCTCAGAACCTTCGGCGATCCGGAAGGTACCCGCGCCAAGATGGCCTCCTACGACAATCTGGAAAGTCTGCTCTTCGGCCTTGATGACATCAATGGCGCCCTGCTGGCCGACGCTGCCGAGCGCCGCGCCAGAGGCGAGGATGCCTCCGTGCGGCTGGCCATGAACTATATCGAGGCCCAGATTCAGGGACCCATCATCCCCAGCCGCGACTTTCAGGAAATCCGCGTGCGCCTGGATGAGGCGTCCCCCGCCCAGCGGGACAGGCTCATTGCCCGCATGGAAGCCTTCAGCAAGGCCACCGGCGTCAAGGTGGTCTATCTTGTGGAACGCAACAACGAGATTGACCCTGCACAGGTGCAGAACCCCGTGACCAAGGTCAATGACATGCGCGAAACCGATCGCATCGGCCGTCTCCATACGGCCGGCATTGCCTATTACACCCAGCATATCCGTACAGAAGCGGAAACCCTGTTCGGCAACGCGCTTGAGCACATCCAGGAGCACCTGCATGCGCTGGTGAAGCAGCGCAACCTTGACGACGTGTTTCCCGCTGACGGCGAGGTGCTGCGCGGCACTATTCTCGAACAGCTGGCCGACAATGCCCGCAGGCATCTTCATCAGGCACTGGATAAGGGCATCGGTCTGGAACCCACCACGGAAGCCCTTGTCATGCAGGCCATCACCACGACGGCGCTGCCCATTCTCGAGCGCAAGGCGCCCCTGCTGCGCGAACTGCAAAACATGACCCTGCCGCCCAATGCCACCCCGCTGACGCCGGGGCAGCAGGCCGGCATTTCCCGCTGGATACGCAGTTCCAAGGTCCGCACCATAGACGAACTGCACATGGTCATCCAGAATGCCGCGGAACAGGCCTCGGCCCTGCGCACCATTGCCCGGGCGCAGCCGGCCATGTCCACGGCCGCAGTCTTCCAGACCCTGGCCCAATCCATCGGCAGAACCGATCAGTCCATGGCCGCCTATATGGCCGGCCTGCCGACCGACCAGGAATACGGCGCCGAAAACAAGCTGGCGGATATGGGCCGCTCCATATCCCTGGCCTATACTCTGCTGCATAATGAGGTGCCGCCCATGACGGATGCGGAGGAAGGCCGTCTCCAGCAGCAGCTCTCGGCGCCGGCCATGCAACATCTGCTGGCACAGCTGGAGCAGGTCTGCCGGCAGGGGATTCTGCACCAGTCGCCTGATTTCGGCCGCCTGAATGTTACCCGCTCCATGACCATGCTCCACGTTGAGCATGTG harbors:
- a CDS encoding DUF3626 domain-containing protein encodes the protein MSSRIHADPVLQQQLAQRGITEKTGIFGQHKVQLGTASPIRLDSIKGNSVPFQGFRTATKVARGHDGLMASSRDVLQALTAPGDLRADKLLAALKTTAEYRTLLDRLGQLSDAQKENSLWHFAPAVEALSNTELATVYQLFTSAEMDLLQAALRREGSINARAKDARAAAAQLFDLEALVLKEMSNRVSNGRLDDLIATAEDADTRAGYEAMRPLPLSRQYAGLPPQAAPVHEHDITAANLHTLANVAAQSATRRERESAASLQKMAGRGMSATPREIGDLLRQSPLTINLPAHRLLRDTSFILTPDQPMPNLFHIQQQQGVHSKGESYLRQRLETESLVFPELDGHEAIADERPTYGALNTTNSYNGAAATGYGSCSIVLKPEVARRATFIAEDTFFSPALRITPERRTQFYDLLGTSGLPAEAVVAMRDPQSAAHAALEKWLDQGAELPNLTALFLKNPPAEINMDTEEERELFAALALRTFGDPEGTRAKMASYDNLESLLFGLDDINGALLADAAERRARGEDASVRLAMNYIEAQIQGPIIPSRDFQEIRVRLDEASPAQRDRLIARMEAFSKATGVKVVYLVERNNEIDPAQVQNPVTKVNDMRETDRIGRLHTAGIAYYTQHIRTEAETLFGNALEHIQEHLHALVKQRNLDDVFPADGEVLRGTILEQLADNARRHLHQALDKGIGLEPTTEALVMQAITTTALPILERKAPLLRELQNMTLPPNATPLTPGQQAGISRWIRSSKVRTIDELHMVIQNAAEQASALRTIARAQPAMSTAAVFQTLAQSIGRTDQSMAAYMAGLPTDQEYGAENKLADMGRSISLAYTLLHNEVPPMTDAEEGRLQQQLSAPAMQHLLAQLEQVCRQGILHQSPDFGRLNVTRSMTMLHVEHVLRAMRQNTALPEFTAELSLLPESTRALFRAVAPQSMERLDAAHPAYTPFPAAANPAALPTTHGERRDFLVRHLDAYKHHEETFDRGTFYHGRGHVARAYIFASAMCSILEEQGIPVDRNAVLCGITGHDMGRQNNGTDYWEADSAAQTVDAMRTDFGNGSLGDEYATALQQCLTKQSGSLEGMIIKAADSLDYGRVAPLDLSHMPFLRGKNGESISEAAQKIRKELGKEADRLQSLSNPLCRIRPELEQLDEQLWRHHDNPDMREQIRQRKAELIAKAGRTFESEWAMNGAQFMADMENKIRESAKQFPLLSQYYR